Genomic DNA from Gemmatimonadales bacterium:
TTCGCGCAATTCCTCGATCCGGTCGGCGGTGTCGAGCGGGTGCATTTCGAGCGCCGCGGCGTAGACCAGGAACCGCGGCCCGATGAACGTGTCGTGCCGCTGGTGGTCCCGCAGGACGTGGCACACGTCCTGGCAGAGGAAACATTCGATGCACTTGCGGAACTCCTGCACCCGGTCGACGTCGCGCTGCTGCATCCGCCAGGTGCCGTCGGGCGCGTCCGGTGCGCGCGGCGTGAACGGCGTGATCCGCTGCTTGACGCCGTAGTTCCACGAGACGTCGGTCACTAGGTCGCGAATATGGGGGAACGCGCGCATCGGTTCGATGGTGACGGGCCGGGCGAGGTCGAGATCGCTCAGCCGCGTCATGCACATCAGCCGCGGCTTCCCGTTGATCTCCGCGGAGCATGAGCCGCACTTCCCGGCCTTGCAGTTCCAGCGGCAGGCGAGATCGCCAGCCTGTTCGGCCTGGATCTGATGCACGACGTCGAGCACCACCATCCCGTCCACGACGTTCGCGTCGAAGTCTGCGAACGCGCCCGCGTTGTGCTCCCCGCGCCAGATCCGGAACGTCGCCGTCGTCACGATTTCTGCTCCTCGATGATCTGCTGCAGTTCCACGGGAACCGGAGGCACCGGCTGGCGGGTCAGTTGCATCGTCCCGTCGGCGCCGCGCGACACCAGGATGTTGTACCCCGCGGCGGCGGGATCCTTCTCGGGATAGTCGTCGCGGAAATGCCCGCCGCGACTCTCACGCCGCTCCAGCGCCGCGCGCGCGATCGCTTCGGAGACGGTGAGGAGGTTGGGGAGGTCGAGCGCGGTGTGCCAGCCGGGGTTGTACTCGCGATTGCCGGGCACGCTGACCGCCTCGGAGCGCTCACGCAGCGCACCGAGCCGGTCGAGGGCGTCGCGCAGATCGTCCTCGCGCCGGACGATGCCGACCAGCTGCTGCATCATCCCCTGCAATTCGTGCTGGACCTGATACGGCTGCTCGCCGCCGCTCCGCCCGAACGGCGCCAGCGCCGTGCCCGACGCTGCCTCCACCGCCGCCGGATCGATGCGCGCGGGCTGATGCTGCGCCGCAAACGCGGCCGCATGTTCGCCGGCGCGCTTGCCGAAGACGAGCAGATCGGAAAGCGAATTGCCGCCGAGCCGATTGGCGCCGTGCAGGCCGGCGGCACATTCGCCTGCGGCGAAGAGCCCGTCGACCGTGGTCATCTGCGTGTCGCCGTCGACGCGGATGCCGCCCATCATGTAATGCGTCGTCGGCCCGATCTCCATCGCTTCCTTCGTGATGTCGATGTCGGCCAGCTGCTTGAACTGATGATACATGCTCGGCAGCTTCTTCTTGATGTGGTCCGCCGCGTTGGGGATCTTCTCCTTGATCCAGGCGATGTCGAGATAGACGCCGCCGTGCGGGGACCCCCGGCCTGCGCGCACCTCGCGCATGATGCAGCGCGCCACATGGTCACGCGTCAGCAGCTCGGGCGGACGCCGTGCGCTCTTGTCGCCCTGGACATAGCGCCATCCCTCGTCGGGATTGTCGGCAGTCTGGCTGCGATAGTTCTCGGGGATGTCGTCGAACATGAACCGGCGCCCCTCGCTGTTGCGCAGCACGCCGCCCTCGCCCCGGACGCCCTCGGTTACCAGCAATCCCTTCACGCTCGGCGGCCACACCATCCCGGTCGGGTGGAATTGCACGAACTCCATGTCCTGCAGCGCGGCGCCGGCGCGGTACGCGAGCGCCAGCCCGTCGCCGGTGTATTCCCAGCTGTTGCTCGTCACGCTGAAGGCCCGGCCCACGCCGCCGGTTGCAAGCACCACGGCGCGCGCCTCGAAGAGCTTGAATCGGCCGCGCTCGCGATCGTAGGCGAACGCCCCGGTCACGCGGCGGCCGTCGGTGAGCAGCGTGACGATCGTCACTTCCATGTGGACGTCGATGCCGCGATGGATGGCGTGATCCTGCAGCGTGCGGATCATCTCCAGCCCGGTGCGGTCGCCGACATGCGCCAGGCGCGGATAGCGATGTCCGCCGAAGTTGCGCTGGAGAATCCGTCCATCGGCGGTCCGGTCGAAGACCGCGCCCCATGCTTCGAGCTCCCGTACGCGATCGGGCGCTTCCCTGGCGTGAAGCTCCGCCATCCGCCAGTTGTTGAGATACTGTCCGCCGCGCATCGTGTCGGCGAAGTGCACCCGCCAGTTGTCGCGATCATCGACGTTGGCGAGCGCCGCCGCGACGCCCCCTTCCGCCATCACCGTGTGCGCCTTGCCGAGCAGCGACTTGGTCACCATGCCGACGCGCGCGCCACGCGCCGCCGCTTCGATCGCGGCGCGCAGCCCGGCGCCGCCGGCGCCGATCACCAGGACGTCGTGCGTGAAGGTCTCGACCTCGGCCATCAGACGATTCTCCAGTCGGTCCAGATCCCCATCGAACAGAGCCGCACATAGAGATCGGCGAACGCCACCATCACCAGCGACAGCCGCGCCAGCTGCATGTGATACCGGTTGAAGCACGACGCGCAGTCATACATCGTGCGACGCGCCGGATGTTCGGAGAGCCGGTCGAAGATCCCGCCGACCAGGTGCCGCAGCGAATGACATCCGAAGGTGTATGCCCCGAGCAGCACGACGTTGAGAGCGAGCACGATGGTGCCCACCCCGATGCCGAACGACACGTGTCCCGACGCGTCGGTGAACCAGAGTGCGTCCCACACGTCGTGCACCAGAATCGCGAGGAAGATCACCGCGAGATACATGAAATAGCGATGCACGTTCTGGAGGATCAGCGGAAAGTGCCGCTCACCGAGATACGAATTTCGCGGCTCGCCCACGGCACACGCCGGCGGGTCGGCCCAGAACGCCTTGTAGTACGCGCCCCGATAGTAGTAGCAGGTGAAGCGGAAGCCTCCCGGCGCCCAGAGGATCAGGATCGCCGGAGAGAAGAGCAGCCACGTGGGCCACCACAGGGGCTTCGGTCCCAGGACTGCATGGGGCGAACTGCCGAAGATCTCCGGTGAATAGAACGGGGAGAGGTACGGGCCGAAAGTGTAATGGTTGCCCTGCAGTGCCGCCCAGGTCGAGTAGACGATGAATCCGCTGAAGAGCAGAAAGACCGCGACGGGTGACGCCCACCAGGCGTCGACCCGCATGGTTTCTCCGAAACGGCGCGGCGCGATCGGAAGTGGCGCGTGTGCCATGCACGGACAACCTGCAGTTGGGGATACTGCAAGTATGTGGCGCCCCCGACGGGAGCGCCAGCCGCACGTGCCGCGCCGCGCCGTTTACCTCACGGTTTCTTGCTCCCGGGAGCGACCCGGACCCGCAGCCGGACCGGACGCGTCATGTCACCGGTCGGCGACCCGCTGGTGGTGAAGACGTACACTGCGTCCGCTCGCGGGGTGATGCTGTACAGCGATTCGCCCGCCGCGCTTTCCCCGCCGAGGATCGGTTCGATCAACGGCGGCTGGACGCTCGACAGGAGCGGCTTCAGTTGCAGCTGGATCGCCGTGCCCTCGAGCTCGGCGCGGTAGGTCACCCCCTTGGCCATGAAGACCCGGACTGGCTCGCCGACCGGCGCATTGAAGGTGTGGTCGAGGACCATCGCCGCCTGATGGCGCTGGCCGTCGGTGCTGTCCTGTGCCCGCGCCGCAACCGGCGTGACTACCGCCACGGCGAGCACCGCGAATATTTCCCTGCTGAGTTTCATCATTCCTCCAGGTTTCATGCTGGATGACGCCGCGTCGACGGCCGGCGACACGCGCCGGCCGCCTCCGTCCCCCGCGGCGTCCCGCCGATCGCCGTGATCCGCCGAAATGACCTTCCGTTCGCAATGGAACGGCCGCTCCCAGTTCCGCCGGCATCCTTCCGGATGCATTGTTCAGCGCACCGTCGAACCAACGATTCGAGGAGATCCCCATGGTCACGGCTCACCGCCGCATCCACCGCTGTGCGCTCGTCATCATCTCGCTGCTGGTGGCGGCGCCCGCTGCGGCACAGGGCTTTCCCGAGCGGATCACCGACGCCGATTTCTGGCAGATGATCTCCGACATGTCCGAACCCAATGGATACTTCCAATCGGAAAATTTCCTGTCCAACGAGATCGGATTTCAGGGAGTGATCCCGGAACTGCAGCAGACCGTGCATCCCGGCGGCGCCTATCTGGGTGTCGGGCCGGAACAGAACTTCACCTATATCGTCGCGGTGCACCCCGCCGTGGCGTTCATCATCGACATCCGGCACCAGAATGCGGTGCAGCATCTGTTGTACAAGGCGTTGATGGAGGTCAACGACAACCGCGTCGACTTCCTGTGCCAGCTCTTCTCCCGCCCGCGCCCCGCCGGCCTCGCCAACGACGCCCCGATCGACGCGATCTTCACCGCGATCGACGCCGCACCGCGCGACAGCATGATGTACTACCGGACCCTGGACGCGATGAAGAATCACCTCGAAAAGGACCACCGTTTCACGCTCAGCAGCGACGAGATTTCGCTGCTGGAGCACAATTTCGACGTCTTCTACGAGGCGGGTCCGGAACTCTCCTACACCTTCGGCAGGAACAACGGCTTCGGGGGATTCGGCGGTCGGAGCATGCCGACCTACAGCCAGTTGATGGTGGCGACAGACAACGCCGAGACGCAGCGGAGCTATCTCGCCAGCGACGCGAACTACCGGGCGCTCCGCGACATGGAATTGCGGAATCTGATCGTCCCGCTCACCGGGGACTTCGCCGGCCCCAGGGCGATTCGCGCCGCAGGTGAATGGGTCCGCTCGCACGGCGGGACGGTGACAGCGTTCTACACGTCGAACGTCGAGCAGTACCTCTTCCAGAACGGCGTCTGGGCCGCCTTCGCGAACAACGTCGCGACCTTGCCGCTCGATTCCACCAGCACCTTCATCCGCTCCGGCGGCGGCGGCGCGCGCGGCTACGGCGGCGGGATGCGCTCATCGCTGCTGCAGTCGATGACCTTGCTGCTCGCCGCATTCAACGCCGGCAAGATCACGACCTACCAGGACGTCCTCGGCACCTCACACTAGCGGATCACCCGATCGGCAAACGCCGTCACCGCGTCGATGAATGACGGCCTGGTGTCTTCCAGCAGCGCGGCGTGGTCACCGCCGGTGAGGACGACTGG
This window encodes:
- a CDS encoding fumarate reductase/succinate dehydrogenase flavoprotein subunit, whose amino-acid sequence is MAEVETFTHDVLVIGAGGAGLRAAIEAAARGARVGMVTKSLLGKAHTVMAEGGVAAALANVDDRDNWRVHFADTMRGGQYLNNWRMAELHAREAPDRVRELEAWGAVFDRTADGRILQRNFGGHRYPRLAHVGDRTGLEMIRTLQDHAIHRGIDVHMEVTIVTLLTDGRRVTGAFAYDRERGRFKLFEARAVVLATGGVGRAFSVTSNSWEYTGDGLALAYRAGAALQDMEFVQFHPTGMVWPPSVKGLLVTEGVRGEGGVLRNSEGRRFMFDDIPENYRSQTADNPDEGWRYVQGDKSARRPPELLTRDHVARCIMREVRAGRGSPHGGVYLDIAWIKEKIPNAADHIKKKLPSMYHQFKQLADIDITKEAMEIGPTTHYMMGGIRVDGDTQMTTVDGLFAAGECAAGLHGANRLGGNSLSDLLVFGKRAGEHAAAFAAQHQPARIDPAAVEAASGTALAPFGRSGGEQPYQVQHELQGMMQQLVGIVRREDDLRDALDRLGALRERSEAVSVPGNREYNPGWHTALDLPNLLTVSEAIARAALERRESRGGHFRDDYPEKDPAAAGYNILVSRGADGTMQLTRQPVPPVPVELQQIIEEQKS
- a CDS encoding succinate dehydrogenase/fumarate reductase iron-sulfur subunit — its product is MTTATFRIWRGEHNAGAFADFDANVVDGMVVLDVVHQIQAEQAGDLACRWNCKAGKCGSCSAEINGKPRLMCMTRLSDLDLARPVTIEPMRAFPHIRDLVTDVSWNYGVKQRITPFTPRAPDAPDGTWRMQQRDVDRVQEFRKCIECFLCQDVCHVLRDHQRHDTFIGPRFLVYAAALEMHPLDTADRIEELREADGIGYCNITKCCTTVCPEGITITDNAIIPLKERVVDRYYDPLAALVRLVRGSPRAE